A stretch of DNA from Methanoplanus endosymbiosus:
CCGGAAACCTTCTTTAACCTCATATTTGCGGATAACAACTCCTCCATTTTACTATAGGCATATGCAGATACAGGGCCGTATGGCATCCGGAGATATGTATTATCCAGAATTGTTGTGCCAATCTGGTTATAAGAGATGAGATCGATTAAAAAAGGAATATTTACAATCCTGTCCTGTCCTGCATCCGGATATTTCTCAAAAGCATACATTATAGCATTCAAAGATTTCGTGCAGAACATGAGATATTAATGATATATCATAATGTAGTAAATAACTTTTCTTTTGATTAGCACTGTCTGAAAAATCAGTGATGACCCGCACCCTGCTAACGCGGTGATGGGGCCGGATTTAAATATGAATCCGGATTTGCCAATTAATTTCTTCTCATGCAGACACAAGCATCTTTTAACTCATCAGTCAGCAGATCTGAGAGTCCAAGTTCATCAGTAAGACTATAAAATATCTTACTCCGGGTCAGGCACTTCTCCATAATCTGATCGAGGATATCAGGCATGCCGGTATAAACTGCACCTTCTTTTAATATATCGCCATATTCTTCCTCAAAGACACCTACAAGATTTTTAAGGGTGTAAAACTGCCGGCCATTCTCCGCCCACTGATCCACCTTATCAGAATCGCCGGACATCTCATGTGCCTTAGAGACAGCAGAGAGATATTCCTGCCGGATTTTGTAAAAATTATTAATACGCTCAGAAAGGGCATTAAGAGTGAAGGGCTTAATCAAAAAACCGTCAATATATTCACCATAACTATTGATGTCCTCAATCGTGAGTGCCTTTGCTGTGAGCATCAGAACAGGAATACTCTTTGTCTCAGGATTAGAGCGGATCTGCATAAGAGTCTCCCATCCATCCATGCCGGGCATCATGATATCCATCAGAACCACATCCGGAACTTCGGTCTTCAGGGTATTGAGGCAATCAAAACCCGAAACAGAATGTATAACCTCAAAACCCCTCTCCATAAGTCCGGTTGTATAAATCTCAACCAGCATTTTATTATCATCAACAATTAATAGTTTCATCAGTTTTCCCCATCATCACCACATATCTGGTGCTTCAAATATTTACAGATTCAGACCTGCTTCTGTCAGGTTTTAAGATACTATCATATAGAATTTCAACCTGATTAATATATATCTTCTGAACCCCGCATCCATCACAGCTTACAATTCCGGCAATGAAAGCCGGGATCTCCGGCTTAACCATTTAATCCTTAAAGCTGAACCGTATTATCCTTAATCTTATCCAAAGCTTAGGATTCACTCCTATGAAACATTTGTTTCATCCACCATCTATGAACCCGCAGGTTCATGAATGACTTTTTTAAATTCAGGTCATGCACAGGCGACAATATATTATTTCCGCCGGATTCTATTAACTTTGCCTTTAGATGGACCGGATATGGTGAACCGGCACTTATTATCAACTCAGTATCAGATGTACTTTTCCTTTATGAATGATGCTGTAACAGCCCGGCCGGCCCGTTTTTCCGCCGGAAATCTGATGACAATCAGGACAAAAACGTGCAGTTATAAGGCATTTCATAGTAAAACCGCCCATGTGGCATCCCTTAGATAATTACAGATCTTTTGCGCTTCGGTTCTGAATGATTGTCCCCCTTTGGTTTGCCGGCCGGCTTCTATGTAATGCCAGTTTATTTAACTGTGAAACTGTATAGTTATGTAATAATTTCGTTTAATTCGGGGTATGAATTATGAATAATAAAACCGGCAGAAATGACCCCTGCCCATGCGGAAGCGGGAAGAAATACAAGAAATGCTGCATGAAGAAAGACAGGGACGAGATGAGGGAATCCGCAGAAATAAGAGTTTTTGAAGATGAACTCAAGAGTTTAATCAATAATAAGCAGGACCTGGATGAACCCACGAAAAGACTGCTCTTTGGAGATGAATCTAAAATAACTGTTAAGGATGAGGAAGAGTTATATTATAACCTTGCCCCGATTGAAGTTGATGCAATTCCGGATTATGGAGCCTTTCCCAAGGATTATATCACCTTTGATCAGAAAAATCTGCTTAGTATGAATCCTCTTGAGCTCTTTTATGATGAACTGTGCTATGGACTTGAGGGGCAGATGGATTTAGAGAAGGCTGCAACCGAAAATAACCTCTTTGCTGATGAGATGCGGAATAAGATCCAGGATTTAAAAGATCCGGAGTCATTCATTGGAAATTTTGACGAATATTATATTCCCGTCATTAACGCATCTGCAATAAAAAAGTCAATGGAGTTTGGCATAGCCACAGGGCCGGTTATCTTTGAACACCTGAAAGATACTGAATCCCTTATTCTCTCAGAACTGTTTATTAAGATGCTTCATTTCAGTCCCTGTGATTTCAGGGACGGGATTTTGGAGGTTATAAATTTGCCGCCAAAAAACCCTTATGTTCTCTCAGCGCTCTGCATTGAGCTTTCATTTTATGATAATCCGGAGGATATGCAGATCTTCTGGAACTGTTATAATTTCTTTAAGGAGTACTATCCGGATGTGCCGCTTCAGGAAGGGCCGGTCATTGCACTTAACCATGTTCCTTCATCCGGATAATTTCATCTTCTCATTTTTCTGAGCAGGCCTGTTTAACTATAGTCAGTTAACATTCAGGATCAATTCAAAAGACATTATTGTCTCTTATGCAGAGATCATAATTAGTTCCGGGTTATGTTACCTGAAGGGATCATTCAGGGTTTTTATCCGGATTTTTAATTAATATTATACGTGAGGTTTTTATGGCGAAGAAATATCTAATTTATCTGATAATTGCAATTGGTATGATTCTCTTTTCATCTCCGGCATATGCAGAGGAGATTTCAGGAAGTTTCAGAGATGCCGGTATTGCAGAAAAATGGACGCTGATGGTGTACGGGTGCGATACCAAAGTCATATCAGAGACGGATTTTAAGAATTTAAAGGCTGAACATCCGGCATATTATACTGACAGTGCAGGGGATGTGTACTCAGGAATTCCGCTCACATATATTGCAGGGCTTGCTGATGATGCAGATCCTGAGACATTTAATAATACACTTGCTGAAGATGGCTATACTTTTGTCTTTCGGGCCACTGACTGGCATGACAGGCAGTTGTCATCTTCGGGTGTGACTGATGAGGGGTATATTATTGCTGATATGGTGAATGGTGAACAGCTGCCGGCACAGTATGGCGATATTAAGATAGCTCCGCTTATGCTTACAGGCAGTGATGTCACTGACGATATGGTGATTGGCAATATTATGGATATTACGCTTGACGGCAGTGTTATCTCAGGAGGGGCATTGGATGATAAAATTCCGGTAACTGTGATTAAGTATGGTACGGATGGCAGAACGGTTGTGAATGAGACGACAACTGACTGTATGTGGCTTAAGGATAATTTCGCAGTTTACGGTGATGAAAAAACCCACTATAAATTCCAGGGACCAACCTTTGATACCGGAGATCTCTGGAATCCGGGCGAAGATAAAAACCTTGAGAAGGTTGATGAGGTTGTGATGGGCACTGCCATCTCTGATATATGCAGTCTTGTCGGCGGGATGAGTCCGGGCGATGAACTGAGGCTTACTGCCGATGACGGTTATGTCGTCAATCTGATGTATGAGAATATCTATGAGCCAAAGCCCCGGCAGGGAACGGCAATTTTAGCATGGTGGAGTGAGAAGCAGGGTTTTGCACCGGAATTCCGGGGAGCACCGGCACTCTTCTTCCTCGCTGATGATACTGTCTTTGGCAATGTGGATATGCAGGAGTGTATGAAGAGGAGCTACTGGCGTTTTTATTCCTGTTCGGGCACTGAATATCCTTCAGCTGCCGGAATGGCTGTCAGGAATGTGAATAAGGCCGAGATCTATCCGGCTACTGAGAAGGACTGGACGTTTGATCTGGATGGTTTTTTTGATGTTGAGATTACAAGGCCGGGTTTTGAGATGGGTATCTCCTGCGGCGAGCGGGCCAAAAATCATAAGATGAGTTATACAGATGATGAGGGGCATGAATGGACAGGAATGCCGCTTTATCTCTTTGCCGGATATGTGGATGATGCCTGTTCACATGATGAGAATAAGGTTGATAATAAGGCATACAATCTGACCCTTGCAGAGAGTGATGCCTATACCGTTGTTGTTGAAGGTATTACCGGGGATAAGGCTGAGTTTTCATCCTCTGAGATTATGTGGGATACAGGTTATATCATTGCCAATGAGGTGGACGGTCATAAGTTTGATGAATCGGGTGATTTCTGGCCGGTGACTCTTATCGGTGAGAAGGTAGGCGATGAGAGGGAGGTATTCGGAATTACCGGGATTTCGCTTAAGTATAAGGATAAAAGTGCAACAGGTGATGATTCCGGCAAAAAGAGCAGTTCTGCAAAAGAGTCATTTATTCCGGAGATTGCTGTTATCGCCGGAATTTTAGGTTCGTTTCTGATTGTCAAAAGAAGACGCGGGTAAAATATAGCAGATATTTACTCTCTTCTTCTGCTAAATTTTTATTTAGATCTTCAGGATGAATATTGCAGTTTCAGGCGATCTGATCCAGAATTATTCTTTTGTTGCGTTTTATTGCCGGGATTATCTTTACATCAGTCGGCTCTTCTGCTATGACAGCATCGGTAATTTTTCGGTTCAGCCGGGCAATCTCTTCGTCTGTGAATTTACCGCCGGTTTCTTCTTTAGTGAGGCCGGAGAAGGTCATAAACTGTTCAATGTCGGATGGTGTCATTATGAATCGTGTCATATATCGGGTGTTTCCTTAATTTAAGTAATTCTTAGTTTTAGATTTAAGTTTCTGTAAAATTATCTTTTGGTTGATAACCTGTGTATATATTTATCTTGACGATATACCTTAAAAATGTGGATAGGAACAGATATAATCCCGGATTATTTCTGATGATGACCTGTAGTTTACAAAGAATTCAGAAATGAGATCAGCTCATCCACATTGGTATATGGATTTACTGAAACAGAATGGAGATCCGGGCACTGATTCTCAGTTTCATGAAATTTTCTGAGCCGTTCTGCATTTTTTATCGCGTCTTTCTCTTTCAGCCTCAGAGAGTTATAGATATTATCAACATCCGGTTTATCATAATTTCTTTCATATTGTCTTAATTTTTCGATAGGTTCCCGGCAGGCAGGATTATCCTGATAATACCGGTAATGCAGGAGAAACCAGAATTCAAAGTCCGGGTTTGAGATGATGAGATTCATGTTTTCAGGCATTTTCTTCATTGCCGATTTAATATCCCCGTCTCTGGCATCATCAAGATCCATAACCAGGAATACTTTATCATTTTTGTTCCTGTTATAGTCCCTTGCCTTTATATTCTGCTTCGCATAACTGACAAGATCTACCGCAGTTTTTCTGTTAGAATGTACTGCCTCAATTCTGATATTCCGGTTACCCCTGAGATCACCTTTTTTGAGCCTGAAGTAATTAATTTCCGTTTCTCCGCTTGAAAAGATCAGTATTAAAGGGTTTATCTGCCGTTTTTGGGATTTTCGAGTTCTTGCCATCCCTAAATACTCCCGTAAAAGATATCCGGCAGTCCTCCATAGCGTCCTGAGAGATATGCTTTCTCTACCGAACGATCAACCCGGTCTTCATAGTCAAAAAGGGAGTATAACTCAGTGTTCCTGTTCTCTTTGTTCTTCTCAGTAAACCAGATCTGCTCTCTCCTGAAGAAATCCTGTGAAAGCATTCTTGTATTATGGGTGGTTACGATCAGTTGTGAACCGGATTTATTGTATTCATCGTCATGAAATATCCTGAGCAGGTACATGATAAGATCAGGATGAAGCCTTGTATCAAACTCATCCATCACAAGAATTCTCTGGTGGCCTTCAAGAGCGTCAAGGAATACTCCAAGCATTTTAAAGAAGACAATGGTTCCTGCGGATTCAAATTCTTCAAATTCCGAAATGAATTCGCTGCCGTCATCCCTCCTGTGAATACTTTTAAGTTCGGTTTTTGAAAATTCTCCATCTTTCAAAGGCTTGTTTGTATCTTTTTCAATGGCATCCAGTATGAAATCCGGAATATCCGATCTCTCCATTTTAATCTTTTCACCGGATACATCTTCAATATCAAAATCTGCATTTTTAAGAATATTTAAAACTCTCTTCTTATTTTCTTTTGATTTATTCATGTAGTCAATGATGAGATCATCCCTGATTGCAGCAGTCTGTCCGATGTACTGAAGACTGATATTAAACCACTCAAAAACCTCACCAAACGGTTTGTATTCATTATTTGCCTTTGACAAAAAGAGTACATTGTCTCCGGTATGCTTAAATAGCCCCCTTAATTCATCTTCATCCACAGACACCTCAATCTGATCTCTTTTCCGGCAATAAACCCTGATTTTATTTTTATTTTTGAAATAACTCAGTTCCTCAGAGATAATCTCATTCGCATTGTATGAGAAGGAATACCTGTACTCCTTTTTGCCACTGATGAAATCTATCTCAAAATATGTAGGCTCCTCATCATACCCACTGCTAAGCATAAACGGATAATAAGGAAGTTTATCCCCTTTATTGAGGTTTTTTGACGTTAAAACAATAAATTTGATGAGATCAAGTGCACGGATCTGGTTTGTCTTCCCGGATGCGTTGGCACCATAGAGAACTGAACTTTTCAGTAATTTTGTAATACCCGGAATGCCTTTTATTTTGATTAGATTATGCTTCTTCCTTCTCTCTTTTGAAGTCAGCATGGAAAGTGTCGTTTTATCTGAAATGGAACGGAAATTTTCGACACTGTACTCAATCAGCATGAATATTACAGTGCCCTGAGAGACAATATAATTTGTCATTCTACGAAAAAATCGTAGAATCTTACGACCAAAATAAGCATAATTATTAATCATATATAAATCAATATCATTCACAGCACATTTGTATTACAATAGCACACAGATAAATATACTATTCAGTCTGTGTACAGCCAAATATCAACAGGAAATCTGTAAAATAAATAAGGGGCAGAAAGATGTACAAATCATTCGGAATAAAAAATTTCAGAGGCTTTAAAGAATTAAAAATAGAGAATTTAAAACGTTTAAATCTGATTTCAGGGAAGAATAACGTTGGAAAAACTGCCATACTTGAAGCATTATTCATACACTGCGGTGTGTTGAATCCTGAGCTGGTACCTGTAATAAATGCAATTCGTGGATATGATATAATTAAACTGAAGAACAGAGGTTCATCAGCTGAAACTACCTGGGATCCGATATTTTATAATTACAATACATCCGAGAAAATAGAACTTTCCGGAACTTATTCAGATAACCATAGAAGAATGCTGGAGATTTCAATCAAATCCAGCAGAAGAATAAACATCCCTGCTGCTATTAAAGAAGAAGATAACTCATATAATCAGATTCATACCAATTCATCAAACGCAATGGATCAGTATTACCCTGCACTCGAATTAAAAAGTTCTGAACCCAAAAAAAAAGCACTGGTAAATGATATTGTGATATGGCCGGGTGGAATAAGTATAAAGCAACCATATAAACCCACAAATATTAGTTATTTCCTTCCTTCAGGAAGAATTACTAATCCAAAGGAAAATGCTGAATTACTGGGAGAACTTGAAATTAATCTTAAAACTGAAGAGATAATCCCAATAATGCAGATTATTGAACCCAAACTTATAGCCCTGAACACTATCCCAATGGGTAACAATTCAGTAATTCATGCCAATATTGGTATTGGAAAACTGATTCCGATATCTCTTCTTGGCGAAGGGATTAATAAATTAATGACCATAATAATCCGGATAATTAATGCTGAAAATTCCTGTATTTTCATTGATGAAATTGAAAACGGATTTCATTACTCAATCATGAATCAAATCTGGGAGGTCATTGACAGTGCTTCAAAAAAGTATAATGTACAGGTTTTTGCAACTACACACAGCCTGGAGTGCATTAAGGCTGCACATGAAACACTGAGCAGCAGTGATTATGATTTTTCTTTAATCAGGCTTGATAAAACCGATGAAATCATTGTTCCGACATACTATGACTCTGAATCACTGGACATCTCAATTGAGAATGAATTTGAGGTCAGGTAATTCATGTCTCTCCGGATAACAAAAAGAAACCTCCTCATTGTTGAAGGATGCGATGAACATCACTTTTTTAATGAATTTTTCAGACATATTACAGATTCCGGAAAGGATGACTGCATAGTTCCGGACGATATACAGATAATTCCCCTGCATGGAAAGGACAAACTGAAGAGAGAATTAAAGGCACTGTCAATGACAAGTGAATTCAAATCCGTTGAAAAAATCGGTATCCTGCAGGATGCTGACAATGATCCCAAACTTGCATTTAATCAGATAGCTGAAATATTAAAAGAGCTAAAATTTACCCCGCCGGAAAAACAGATGACATTATCCGGAGGAAATCCATCCTGGATAATTCTTATAAATCCTATGGATAAACCGGGTATGCTCGAAGATTTAATAGTTGAGAGTTTTTCCGGAGATCATGCAATGAAATGCGTTGATTCTTTTCACGAATGTATTCTTAATGCCAGAGAAAATAAGCCAAAAAATTATTCCAAAGCCTATTTGCAGACATATTTTTCATCAAACCATAAATATATAAAAGACATCGGAGTTGCTGCCAAAGAGGGAATACTTAATTTTGAACATGAAGCTTTTGAAAATCTCAGAACCTTTATTGACATTTTAACCAGTTAACAGAGGCCATTTCAGTCACATACAATAATTATATGTCATTAAGATAATTTATATTGTAACTGAAAGGAATAATCAATAATATATCATGACTGCCGGAAAGAGAAAAAAAGCGATCCGCCCCGGATTTCTCCTTTTGCTAATAATATCTGTAGCAGTCGCTCTTCTTCTTATCTTCTCTTCAGCGGCCGGAATCTCACTCAGGGATAATGTCTATCCTTCCATAACTCCTGAAGGTGATGACACCCCGGTAAATATTACAAACAGTTTCATATTCAGGGGAATAACCCGTCAGGTCACAGTTCCGGTTGAAAATGACATCCTTACAGGAGCGGTGAATGCACGAAAGGAGGCACAGATCTTTAAGAAATCTGAGATAACCGATACTCTGAAGAAATATTATGCAGCATTCATATTCGACCCGGCACAGGACGGTATGTACTCTGAAATATCCTCGGCGTTGCGTGAGATAAAAGCCGCTGAAAATCTTTCAGACTCAGAATATGTCGATCTGATGTCTGCATTTGTCCAGTCAGTTCCGTACAGGGGAAATGCTACGGACACCGGGGCCGGATTTCCGGCTGAAACCCTCGCTTACGGCGGCGACTGTGACAGCAAAAGTTCCCTTTTAATCGGAATGCTTGCCCGTGAAGGATATAATGTTTCCATGCTGATGTTTCCTAAAGTCCGGCATACGGCAGTCGGGGTTGCATTCACAGGGGATTTGGAATATATGAATTCCGGCTATATATACATCGAAACGACCACAATCTCACCTGCCGGATTTACCCCTGATATTGTAAAAGATGCGGAGAGATTTTTGGTAATTCCATACGGGAACGGCGATAAGAGTTATTCATAAAAGTGAATATCAGACTGAAGACCTAAATCTTTCATTACAATAAGTCCGCCTGAAAGGACTATTTGAGAATACCTATAAATATAACAGTATCACAGATCAATCAGATACATTTCAACCGCAAAAACCTCTGACAAAGGGCGGGCAAAGTAATATTGAGAGATTTCGTGGATGCTGCCTATATCTTAGAAGAGATCTCAGGACTATAAAATATGAAAACAACAGTCTATTATTTCACAGGAACCGGAAACAGTCTGTGGGTTTCAAAGGGCCTTGCAGAACAGCTTTCGGAGAAGACCGGCCAGAGCACTGATTTATGCAGGGGCGAAGCAGAGTTAATTCCGATAGCAGAGGTGATGAGATCAAAAAATCCGGTTAAATGCCCGAAAGGTGCTGCCGGGATAGTCTGTCCGGTGTACCAGGGCGGAATACCTCTGATTGTCTCTGAATTCATAGAGAAAGCCGACCTTACACTTCCGGATTATATCTTCATAATTCTGACATATGGTGCATATACCGCATCTGCTGAAGATCTGATCTATGATCAGTTAAAAGACGCAGGAAGGGCTCCGGACTATGTCAATAAGATTAAAATGGCAGATAATTATCTACCCATATTTACTCCGCCTTCCGGTGAGAAACTTGACAGTCTTATGAAGTCCGCTGAATCTGAGCTTAATATCGTTGCCGGAGATATAGCCGGCAGAAAGAAGAGGATTCCGGAATCAGGAATAATTGCAGACCTGGTCACAAAATTCATGTACGGCGATCTCATAAGAAAAGGGCACGTTAAGGATAAGAAATTCCATGCAGATGAGAACTGCAACGGCTGCGGGACATGCGCAAAGGTCTGTCCGGTTGAAAACATCACAATAGAAGACCAAAAACCGGTCTGGCATAACAACTGTGAATTCTGCTTTGCCTGCCTGCACCTCTGCCCGAAGATGGCCATACAGTACAAAAATTCCACAAAGAAGAAGCCGAGATACAAAAATCCGGAGATAAATATCAGTGACCTGATGAGAAAGTGGTAACTGTCAGATATAATAGAGTCCGGACCGTAAAAATAATACCGGGAGGGTAATATTCCGGACCGGAAAAATAAGATGATTACCGGCAGACTTTCTAATCTGCCGGTTTATGCCTGTATTCATATCAGGCATATTCACGAAATTATGAGGCTTTCACCACATTTTCATATTAAGATATTATTCCGGATGGCATTTGTTGATCAGACAGGACGCTCCAGGATCTCATAGCCAGTCTCAAGCTCCCTCTCTGCCTCACCGAGGAATGTATCCACCCTCTCACGCCTCTCAGCCCACATATCTTCAGTTGAATTTTCGATCATTTCGATCTCAACACTGGCCTGGCTGAGATGGCTTTCAAGGTTTTCAAACCATGTCTCAAGTTCTGAGCATGTATCCTTTGGTGCTGTCTTCATTCTCCTTCTGATGTCCTTTTCCATCCCACGGACTTCCTTCATCCGGGTATTAGCCTGACTGAGGAAGTTTCTCCTCGTTTCACTCATTTTTTTAACTGATTCCATCTCTGGCATAATTTATCCCCCCACGTTATGGGTTGCGAGGTATTGCACCTGATAATATTTAAAACCATCTTATGCACAGGAATAGCCGGATATATAAAAATCCATCAGGTAATCCGGCAGAACAGACTTAATATTCCGGTTATGCCCGGCAAAACGGGTTTTTTGATCAGGTGAAAGATACTGCTGTTATAAAAAAAAGGAATGAGCATTATGCCGGGAGATTTCCTGCCGGAATTATACTGCACCCTCTGCCGGGCGGGAAATGTCCGTAATTTCTTTAACAAGCAGCCTGCTGATGTAGTACTTTGCCCAGATGTATGTGATTATACTGCCAACAATATTTCCGGCAACAATGCCCCACCAGACACCTGCTTCACCCCAGCCGAATGTGACGGCAAATATCCATGCAAAGACTGCAATAAGAACTATTTCTCTGATGAAGGTTAAGACAAAGGATGTCATTCCCTTTCCGACTGCCTGGAAAAGTGCCGTTGACATCATGCCGACAGGGACTGCCAGGTAGAACATGCACATTACCCTTAGAAATGCCGTTATTGAGGGTGCAAGATAGGCACTCTCAGGTGAGTAGGTGAATACTGCCGAGATTGCCGGTGCGAATATGAAAGTTGCAATACTCATTATAATGGCGATTACCATGCCGAGTTTCATTGAGTATGTATGTGATACTGCCATTTTACCAAACTGCTCTGCCCCGAATGCCGCTCCGGCGACTGTGACAAGTGCTGTTGCAATTCCCATAAGCGGCACAAGTGCAATCATTACCACACGCCACCCGGAGGTGTACACCGCAACTGCATCTGTTCCTGCTACGATTACAAAGATTCCGTTGAGTATTATGACAAGCATTGAGATTAAAAACATCTCTGCACTTGCAGGCAGGCCGACTCCGAGAATATCTCTGACCACTTTTCTGTCCGGTCTGTATGAACTTTTCTCAAATGTGAGGTATGTATCCTTCTTTATAAACAGCCAGTGGCAGAGGATTATACAGACGAATACGTTTGATATGACTGTTGCCCATGCTGCTCCGGCTATGCCCATATCCAGAGTGTATATGAATATCGGGTCAAGAACGGCGTTCATTATGGCAGATACCGCCATTAAGTACATTGTTCTTTTTGCATCACCTTCTCCTCTGAGTATTCCGGAACCTACCCCTGAGAAGAGCATGAATATAATTCCGGCAAATACAACCTGTCCGTATTCGAGTGCC
This window harbors:
- a CDS encoding EFR1 family ferrodoxin (N-terminal region resembles flavodoxins. C-terminal ferrodoxin region binds two 4Fe-4S clusters.), with the translated sequence MKTTVYYFTGTGNSLWVSKGLAEQLSEKTGQSTDLCRGEAELIPIAEVMRSKNPVKCPKGAAGIVCPVYQGGIPLIVSEFIEKADLTLPDYIFIILTYGAYTASAEDLIYDQLKDAGRAPDYVNKIKMADNYLPIFTPPSGEKLDSLMKSAESELNIVAGDIAGRKKRIPESGIIADLVTKFMYGDLIRKGHVKDKKFHADENCNGCGTCAKVCPVENITIEDQKPVWHNNCEFCFACLHLCPKMAIQYKNSTKKKPRYKNPEINISDLMRKW
- a CDS encoding RloB family protein — its product is MARTRKSQKRQINPLILIFSSGETEINYFRLKKGDLRGNRNIRIEAVHSNRKTAVDLVSYAKQNIKARDYNRNKNDKVFLVMDLDDARDGDIKSAMKKMPENMNLIISNPDFEFWFLLHYRYYQDNPACREPIEKLRQYERNYDKPDVDNIYNSLRLKEKDAIKNAERLRKFHETENQCPDLHSVSVNPYTNVDELISFLNSL
- a CDS encoding YecA family protein; this translates as MNNKTGRNDPCPCGSGKKYKKCCMKKDRDEMRESAEIRVFEDELKSLINNKQDLDEPTKRLLFGDESKITVKDEEELYYNLAPIEVDAIPDYGAFPKDYITFDQKNLLSMNPLELFYDELCYGLEGQMDLEKAATENNLFADEMRNKIQDLKDPESFIGNFDEYYIPVINASAIKKSMEFGIATGPVIFEHLKDTESLILSELFIKMLHFSPCDFRDGILEVINLPPKNPYVLSALCIELSFYDNPEDMQIFWNCYNFFKEYYPDVPLQEGPVIALNHVPSSG
- a CDS encoding AAA family ATPase: MYKSFGIKNFRGFKELKIENLKRLNLISGKNNVGKTAILEALFIHCGVLNPELVPVINAIRGYDIIKLKNRGSSAETTWDPIFYNYNTSEKIELSGTYSDNHRRMLEISIKSSRRINIPAAIKEEDNSYNQIHTNSSNAMDQYYPALELKSSEPKKKALVNDIVIWPGGISIKQPYKPTNISYFLPSGRITNPKENAELLGELEINLKTEEIIPIMQIIEPKLIALNTIPMGNNSVIHANIGIGKLIPISLLGEGINKLMTIIIRIINAENSCIFIDEIENGFHYSIMNQIWEVIDSASKKYNVQVFATTHSLECIKAAHETLSSSDYDFSLIRLDKTDEIIVPTYYDSESLDISIENEFEVR
- a CDS encoding MATE family efflux transporter, with amino-acid sequence MRENNSDMAQKTEGVDIITGDPKRAVIKMAVPMVIAMLLMSAYNLIDAVWVAGLGGDAIAAIGFITPFFMLIIGLMNGLGAGATSAISRRIGAGDKPGAENSAMHSVIICVIVSVIMTVIFVPFLRPLMELSGAGATTGLALEYGQVVFAGIIFMLFSGVGSGILRGEGDAKRTMYLMAVSAIMNAVLDPIFIYTLDMGIAGAAWATVISNVFVCIILCHWLFIKKDTYLTFEKSSYRPDRKVVRDILGVGLPASAEMFLISMLVIILNGIFVIVAGTDAVAVYTSGWRVVMIALVPLMGIATALVTVAGAAFGAEQFGKMAVSHTYSMKLGMVIAIIMSIATFIFAPAISAVFTYSPESAYLAPSITAFLRVMCMFYLAVPVGMMSTALFQAVGKGMTSFVLTFIREIVLIAVFAWIFAVTFGWGEAGVWWGIVAGNIVGSIITYIWAKYYISRLLVKEITDISRPAEGAV
- a CDS encoding DUF3226 domain-containing protein, with the translated sequence MSLRITKRNLLIVEGCDEHHFFNEFFRHITDSGKDDCIVPDDIQIIPLHGKDKLKRELKALSMTSEFKSVEKIGILQDADNDPKLAFNQIAEILKELKFTPPEKQMTLSGGNPSWIILINPMDKPGMLEDLIVESFSGDHAMKCVDSFHECILNARENKPKNYSKAYLQTYFSSNHKYIKDIGVAAKEGILNFEHEAFENLRTFIDILTS
- a CDS encoding response regulator, coding for MKLLIVDDNKMLVEIYTTGLMERGFEVIHSVSGFDCLNTLKTEVPDVVLMDIMMPGMDGWETLMQIRSNPETKSIPVLMLTAKALTIEDINSYGEYIDGFLIKPFTLNALSERINNFYKIRQEYLSAVSKAHEMSGDSDKVDQWAENGRQFYTLKNLVGVFEEEYGDILKEGAVYTGMPDILDQIMEKCLTRSKIFYSLTDELGLSDLLTDELKDACVCMRRN
- a CDS encoding AAA family ATPase, with translation MTNYIVSQGTVIFMLIEYSVENFRSISDKTTLSMLTSKERRKKHNLIKIKGIPGITKLLKSSVLYGANASGKTNQIRALDLIKFIVLTSKNLNKGDKLPYYPFMLSSGYDEEPTYFEIDFISGKKEYRYSFSYNANEIISEELSYFKNKNKIRVYCRKRDQIEVSVDEDELRGLFKHTGDNVLFLSKANNEYKPFGEVFEWFNISLQYIGQTAAIRDDLIIDYMNKSKENKKRVLNILKNADFDIEDVSGEKIKMERSDIPDFILDAIEKDTNKPLKDGEFSKTELKSIHRRDDGSEFISEFEEFESAGTIVFFKMLGVFLDALEGHQRILVMDEFDTRLHPDLIMYLLRIFHDDEYNKSGSQLIVTTHNTRMLSQDFFRREQIWFTEKNKENRNTELYSLFDYEDRVDRSVEKAYLSGRYGGLPDIFYGSI